In Porphyrobacter sp. LM 6, one DNA window encodes the following:
- the recR gene encoding recombination mediator RecR, protein MASQEIEALSSALARLPGLGPRSARRAVLWLVKHRESALPALLEALAAVSETLVECQTCGNVDTRDPCGICADPRRDARSLCVVEEVSDVWALDRARLFPGRYHVLGGRLSALDGVGPENLNIASLLARVEAGGVDEVVLAMNATLEGQTTAHYLAERLEAFPLRVTQLAHGLPVGGELDYLDEGTLAQALRARRPVG, encoded by the coding sequence ATGGCATCGCAAGAGATCGAAGCCCTCAGCTCTGCGCTCGCCCGTCTGCCGGGCCTGGGGCCGCGTTCGGCGCGGAGGGCGGTGCTGTGGCTGGTCAAGCATCGCGAAAGCGCGCTGCCCGCGCTGCTCGAAGCGCTGGCTGCGGTCTCCGAAACGCTGGTCGAATGCCAGACCTGCGGCAATGTCGACACGCGCGACCCGTGCGGCATCTGCGCCGATCCGCGCCGCGATGCGCGCAGCTTGTGCGTGGTTGAGGAAGTCTCGGACGTCTGGGCGCTCGACCGCGCGCGGCTATTCCCCGGGCGCTACCACGTGCTCGGCGGGCGGCTGTCGGCGCTCGACGGGGTGGGGCCGGAGAACCTCAACATCGCCAGCCTGCTTGCACGCGTCGAAGCGGGCGGGGTCGACGAGGTGGTGCTCGCCATGAACGCGACGCTCGAAGGCCAGACCACCGCGCACTACCTCGCGGAGCGGCTGGAAGCCTTCCCCCTGCGCGTCACCCAGCTTGCCCATGGTCTGCCCGTCGGCGGCGAGCTCGATTACCTCGACGAAGGCACGCTGGCGCAGGCCTTGCGCGCGCGGCGACCGGTGGGGTAG
- a CDS encoding peptide deformylase — protein MAIREILEVPDPRLKTISTPVEPHEFGPELNSLVEDMFETMYDAPGIGLAAIQVGVPKRVLVIDLQPEDPDAEPVECHHNGHKHTHPATKKEPRVFVNPVILDPADELSTYQEGCLSVPEIYADVDRPATCKVRYQDLDGNTHEEALEGLLATCLQHEMDHLEGILFIDHLSRLKRAMVLKKLEKIRRAA, from the coding sequence ATGGCTATCCGTGAAATCCTCGAAGTGCCGGATCCCCGGCTGAAGACCATCTCGACTCCGGTCGAACCGCATGAGTTCGGCCCTGAGCTGAACAGCCTCGTCGAAGACATGTTCGAGACGATGTACGATGCCCCCGGCATCGGCCTCGCCGCGATCCAGGTCGGCGTGCCCAAGCGCGTGCTGGTGATCGATCTCCAGCCCGAAGACCCGGATGCCGAGCCGGTGGAATGCCACCACAACGGCCACAAGCACACGCACCCCGCGACCAAGAAGGAACCGCGGGTGTTCGTGAACCCCGTGATCCTCGATCCGGCGGACGAGCTTTCGACCTATCAGGAAGGCTGCCTCTCGGTCCCCGAGATCTATGCCGACGTTGATCGTCCGGCGACCTGCAAGGTCCGCTACCAGGATCTCGACGGCAACACCCACGAGGAAGCGCTCGAAGGCCTGCTGGCGACCTGCCTGCAGCACGAGATGGATCACCTCGAAGGCATCCTCTTCATCGACCACCTCTCGCGGCTGAAGCGCGCGATGGTGCTGAAGAAGCTCGAAAAGATCAGACGGGCGGCGTAG
- a CDS encoding TlpA family protein disulfide reductase produces MSRLSLILALPLLILAGCDRAADAPAQPGEAAEGSKTPAGVVERKFAGTPLPALQLRDPAGKVLDLGAQDGPVLVNLWATWCGPCVIEMPQLDRLAGELEGEVRVITISQDLTGADAVTPFFAEKGFARLEPWLDPDTQMSAQFSPEGVLPLTILFDATGKEVLRVAGGYEWDSPEAIAMIRESLASK; encoded by the coding sequence ATGTCCCGCTTGTCGCTCATCCTTGCACTGCCGCTCCTGATCCTCGCCGGATGCGATAGGGCCGCCGACGCGCCAGCGCAACCGGGCGAGGCAGCCGAAGGAAGCAAGACGCCGGCGGGCGTGGTGGAGCGCAAGTTCGCCGGCACGCCGCTGCCCGCGCTGCAGTTGCGCGATCCGGCCGGCAAGGTGCTCGATCTGGGTGCGCAGGACGGGCCGGTGCTGGTCAACCTGTGGGCCACCTGGTGCGGGCCGTGCGTGATCGAGATGCCGCAGCTCGACAGGCTGGCGGGCGAGCTTGAGGGCGAGGTGCGGGTCATCACCATCAGTCAGGATCTGACCGGGGCCGACGCGGTGACGCCGTTCTTTGCCGAGAAGGGCTTCGCACGTCTCGAGCCTTGGCTTGATCCCGACACGCAGATGTCCGCGCAGTTCTCGCCCGAAGGCGTGCTGCCGCTGACAATCCTGTTCGATGCGACCGGCAAGGAAGTGCTGCGCGTGGCGGGTGGTTATGAGTGGGATAGCCCCGAAGCCATCGCCATGATCCGCGAAAGTCTCGCTTCAAAGTGA
- a CDS encoding zinc-binding dehydrogenase — MTTTGKQLFTTLTADGKLTLEVATSQFPAPTGNQVLVKMEGAPINPSDLAILTSAADFENAEYTPGKVVAVMPEPFLTGNKGRHGQRLPAGNEGAGTVIAAGESDMAQALIGQRVACVPGNAFSQYAIADAMMCLPLGDHSSEVGASSFVNPMTALGFVETAKMEGHSAIVHLAAASNLGQMLNRICIEDGMKLVNIVRKPEHVAMLKAQGATYVVDSSAPTYMADLRAAIAETGAFLGFDPIGGGQASDGVLKAMEQVAASQMGEFSRYGSNQQKKMYIYGRLDLSPTILTPSYGLQWSIAGWLLTPFLQRAGMETVVRMRQRVQVNLTTTFASHYKAKVTLEGMLEKDNLLDYRQMKTGEKYLVTPWG; from the coding sequence ATGACCACCACCGGAAAGCAGCTCTTCACCACCCTCACCGCCGACGGCAAGCTGACGCTGGAGGTGGCGACAAGCCAGTTCCCCGCGCCCACCGGCAATCAGGTGCTGGTCAAGATGGAAGGCGCGCCGATCAACCCCAGCGATCTCGCGATCCTCACCAGCGCCGCCGATTTCGAAAACGCCGAATACACCCCCGGCAAGGTCGTCGCGGTGATGCCCGAGCCCTTCCTCACCGGTAACAAGGGCCGCCACGGCCAGCGCCTGCCTGCCGGCAACGAGGGCGCGGGCACCGTTATCGCGGCGGGCGAGAGCGACATGGCGCAGGCGCTGATCGGCCAGCGCGTCGCGTGCGTGCCGGGCAATGCCTTCAGCCAGTATGCCATTGCCGATGCGATGATGTGCCTGCCGCTGGGCGATCATTCCTCGGAAGTGGGCGCATCGAGCTTCGTCAATCCGATGACCGCGCTCGGCTTTGTCGAGACCGCGAAGATGGAGGGCCACTCGGCCATCGTCCACCTCGCCGCTGCCTCGAACCTCGGCCAGATGCTCAACCGCATCTGCATCGAGGACGGCATGAAGCTGGTGAACATCGTCCGCAAGCCCGAGCATGTCGCCATGCTCAAGGCGCAGGGCGCGACCTATGTCGTCGATAGCTCGGCCCCGACCTACATGGCCGATCTGCGCGCCGCGATTGCCGAAACCGGCGCTTTCTTGGGCTTCGATCCGATTGGCGGGGGACAAGCCTCGGACGGGGTGCTCAAGGCGATGGAGCAGGTCGCTGCGAGCCAGATGGGCGAATTCTCGCGCTATGGCTCGAACCAGCAGAAGAAGATGTACATCTACGGCCGGCTCGACCTGTCACCGACGATCCTGACGCCGTCTTACGGCCTGCAGTGGAGCATCGCCGGATGGCTGCTCACCCCGTTCCTCCAGCGCGCGGGAATGGAAACCGTCGTACGGATGCGCCAGCGCGTGCAAGTCAACCTCACCACCACCTTCGCCTCGCATTACAAGGCCAAGGTGACGCTGGAAGGGATGCTGGAGAAGGACAACCTCCTCGACTACCGCCAGATGAAGACCGGCGAGAAATATCTGGTCACGCCCTGGGGGTGA
- the fmt gene encoding methionyl-tRNA formyltransferase translates to MRIIFMGTPEFAVPALTALHDAGHEIVCAYTQPPRPAGRGKKLSPSPVALEAERLGVPVRSPVSLRNAEAQAEFAALDADVAVVAAYGLILPQPVLDAPKHGCLNIHASLLPRWRGAAPIHRAVMAGDAETGVTIMQMEAGLDTGPMLHKVTVPVARKTTGELFVELGAVGAAAMVEVLADLPAFPPQVQDDAAAIYAPKIDKAEAKIDWSEAADVIERLVRGLAPFPGTWFELEGERVKLLLAEAVDAQGASGTVLDDDLTIACGSGAIRPLKLQRAGKPALERPEFLRGRPVAAGTHLA, encoded by the coding sequence ATGCGCATCATCTTCATGGGAACGCCCGAATTCGCGGTGCCGGCGCTGACGGCATTGCATGATGCGGGACACGAGATCGTGTGCGCCTACACCCAGCCGCCGCGTCCGGCGGGGCGGGGGAAGAAGCTGAGCCCCTCACCCGTAGCGCTCGAGGCCGAGCGGCTGGGGGTGCCAGTGCGTTCGCCCGTGTCGCTGCGGAATGCCGAGGCGCAGGCCGAGTTCGCGGCGCTTGATGCCGATGTCGCGGTAGTTGCCGCCTACGGGCTGATCCTGCCGCAGCCGGTGCTCGATGCGCCCAAGCATGGCTGCCTCAATATCCACGCCTCGTTGCTCCCCCGGTGGCGCGGGGCGGCGCCGATCCACCGGGCGGTGATGGCGGGCGATGCCGAGACGGGCGTCACGATCATGCAGATGGAAGCCGGACTCGATACCGGTCCGATGCTGCACAAGGTCACTGTTCCGGTCGCGCGCAAGACAACCGGCGAGCTGTTCGTCGAACTCGGCGCCGTCGGCGCGGCGGCGATGGTGGAGGTGCTGGCCGATCTTCCTGCCTTCCCTCCGCAAGTGCAGGACGATGCGGCGGCAATCTACGCGCCGAAGATCGACAAGGCCGAGGCCAAAATCGACTGGAGCGAAGCCGCCGATGTGATCGAGCGGCTCGTGCGCGGCCTCGCCCCCTTCCCCGGCACATGGTTCGAACTCGAAGGCGAGCGGGTCAAGCTGCTGCTGGCTGAGGCGGTGGATGCACAAGGGGCGTCCGGCACGGTGCTGGACGATGATCTGACCATCGCCTGCGGGAGCGGCGCGATCCGGCCCCTCAAGCTCCAGCGCGCGGGCAAGCCGGCGCTCGAACGGCCTGAGTTCCTGCGCGGACGGCCCGTGGCTGCGGGGACGCATCTCGCGTGA
- the argH gene encoding argininosuccinate lyase: protein MWGGRFADGPSAIMREINASIPFDKALWRQDIAASKAHVAMLGAQGIIAADDAATISAGLDLVAAEYERNGVPEDWDREDIHMTTEGRLAELIGPVAGRLHTARSRNDQVATDFRLWVRDTIDAMDEGLAGLQRALVSRAAEHADSIMPGFTHLQTAQPVTLGHHLMAYYEMFRRDRSRLTDARARMNECPLGSAALAGTGFPIDRTATASALGFDAPTANSLDAVSDRDFALDFLYVCSGTALHLSRLAEELILWASQPFGFIRLPDSLSTGSSIMPQKKNPDAAELVRGHSGRVIGALTSLMITMKGLPLAYSKDMQDDKPPVFEAAGLMALSIAAMTGMIADATFNTARMRAAAELGYATATDLADWLVRVRGIPFREAHHITGSAVKLAESRGVALDALPLADLQAIDARIDESVYAALSVDASVAARTSLGGTAPDQVRLQVAHAARMLGMEE, encoded by the coding sequence ATGTGGGGCGGGCGCTTCGCCGATGGCCCTAGCGCGATCATGCGTGAAATCAACGCCTCGATCCCGTTCGACAAGGCGCTGTGGCGGCAGGATATCGCCGCGAGCAAGGCTCATGTGGCGATGCTCGGCGCGCAGGGCATCATCGCCGCCGATGATGCGGCCACGATCAGTGCCGGGCTCGATCTGGTTGCCGCCGAATACGAACGCAACGGCGTGCCCGAAGACTGGGACCGCGAAGACATCCATATGACGACGGAAGGCAGGCTGGCCGAACTGATCGGGCCGGTCGCGGGCCGCCTGCACACCGCGCGCAGTCGCAACGATCAGGTGGCGACCGATTTCCGCCTGTGGGTGCGCGATACCATCGACGCGATGGACGAAGGGCTCGCCGGCTTGCAACGTGCGCTGGTAAGCCGCGCGGCCGAGCACGCCGACAGCATCATGCCCGGCTTCACCCATCTCCAGACCGCGCAACCCGTGACCCTCGGCCACCACCTGATGGCCTATTACGAGATGTTCCGGCGCGACCGTTCGCGCCTCACCGATGCGCGGGCGCGGATGAACGAATGTCCGCTGGGCTCGGCCGCGCTGGCGGGCACCGGCTTCCCGATCGACCGCACGGCAACAGCCAGCGCGCTAGGGTTCGATGCGCCCACCGCCAACTCGCTCGATGCCGTGTCCGACCGCGACTTCGCACTCGATTTCCTCTACGTCTGCTCCGGCACCGCGCTGCACCTCTCGCGCCTCGCCGAAGAGCTGATCTTGTGGGCGAGCCAGCCCTTCGGCTTCATCCGCCTGCCCGACAGCCTCTCGACCGGCTCGTCGATCATGCCGCAGAAGAAGAACCCCGATGCCGCCGAATTGGTGCGCGGCCATTCGGGTCGGGTTATCGGCGCGCTCACCAGTCTGATGATCACGATGAAGGGCCTGCCGCTCGCCTATTCCAAGGACATGCAGGACGACAAGCCGCCGGTCTTCGAAGCCGCCGGCCTGATGGCGCTGAGCATCGCGGCAATGACCGGAATGATCGCCGACGCGACCTTCAACACCGCGCGGATGCGGGCAGCGGCCGAGCTTGGCTATGCCACAGCGACTGACCTTGCCGACTGGCTGGTGCGGGTGCGCGGGATCCCGTTCCGCGAAGCCCACCACATCACGGGCAGCGCGGTAAAGCTCGCCGAAAGCCGGGGCGTCGCGCTCGATGCCCTGCCGCTTGCCGATCTGCAGGCGATTGATGCGCGGATCGACGAAAGCGTCTATGCTGCGCTGTCGGTTGATGCCTCGGTTGCGGCGCGCACATCGCTTGGCGGAACCGCGCCCGATCAGGTCCGTTTGCAAGTCGCCCATGCGGCCCGGATGCTGGGGATGGAGGAATGA
- the truA gene encoding tRNA pseudouridine(38-40) synthase TruA has product MTRFALTLEFDGTPFFGLQRQSHGPSVQQSVEDALQRITGENVVMHSAGRTDAGVHALAMRSHVDIEKPFDPFRLAAALNAQLRPDPIAVTACEVVAEDWHARFSCTGRRYLYRIANRRAPLTLTRDRAWHVPQPLDAAAMHRAAQALVGRHDFTTFRSVHCQAADPVKSLDLLDVERVGEEIHIHAAARSFLHHQVRSMVGCLKLVGAGTWPETRIAEALEARDRNALGLNAPPHGLYFVEATYPDSREEKQ; this is encoded by the coding sequence GTGACCCGTTTCGCGCTCACCCTCGAATTCGACGGCACGCCGTTCTTCGGGCTGCAACGCCAGAGCCACGGGCCGAGCGTGCAGCAATCGGTCGAGGATGCGCTTCAGCGGATTACCGGCGAGAACGTGGTCATGCATTCGGCAGGGCGCACCGATGCGGGCGTCCACGCGCTGGCGATGCGCAGCCATGTCGATATCGAGAAGCCCTTCGATCCGTTCCGGCTCGCGGCAGCGCTTAATGCCCAGCTTCGCCCCGATCCCATCGCGGTCACCGCCTGCGAGGTGGTGGCGGAGGATTGGCACGCGCGCTTTTCCTGCACCGGGCGGCGCTATCTCTACCGCATCGCCAACCGCCGCGCGCCGCTCACCCTGACGCGTGACCGCGCGTGGCATGTGCCCCAGCCGCTCGACGCCGCAGCGATGCACCGCGCCGCGCAGGCGCTGGTGGGAAGACACGATTTCACCACCTTCCGCTCGGTCCATTGTCAGGCTGCCGATCCGGTGAAGTCGCTCGATCTGCTCGACGTGGAGCGTGTGGGTGAGGAAATCCACATCCACGCCGCCGCGCGCAGCTTCCTGCACCATCAGGTGCGCTCGATGGTGGGCTGCCTCAAGCTCGTGGGCGCAGGCACCTGGCCCGAAACCCGCATCGCCGAAGCGCTTGAAGCGCGCGACCGCAACGCTTTGGGGCTTAACGCGCCCCCTCACGGCCTCTACTTCGTCGAGGCAACCTACCCGGATTCGCGAGAGGAAAAACAATGA
- the lysA gene encoding diaminopimelate decarboxylase, giving the protein MDHFAYRDGVMHAEDVPLPRIAEEVGTPVYVYSRATLERHAQVFRAALEGVPDKLIAFAVKSNPNLAVLKVLQRQGMGADVVSVGEMRRALAAGIAPEMIVFSGVGKTAAEMIAALDAGIGQFNIESEEEGVELAEIAAAKGMTAQCTLRINPDVDAGTHDKISTGKADNKFGVPISEAGQIFGKLAGLPGVNLRGVAVHIGSQLADLAPLEAAFEKLGALVAALRGAGHTITHVDLGGGLGVPYRVGEVLPAPAEYGAMVARVTKDWGVKLIFEPGRVIAGNAGVLLTRVVRVKRGINDPFVIVDAAMNDLARPALYGAYHHFEAVNPGGAQMTANIVGPICETGDTFAMGRECDALEAGDLAVFRTAGAYGATMASSYNSRGFVAEVLVNGDKFAVVADRIEAGAIMDAERVPDWLA; this is encoded by the coding sequence ATGGACCATTTTGCCTATCGTGACGGCGTGATGCACGCCGAAGACGTCCCGCTGCCGCGCATTGCCGAAGAGGTCGGCACCCCCGTCTATGTCTATTCGCGCGCAACGCTGGAACGCCACGCGCAGGTGTTCCGCGCCGCGCTGGAGGGCGTGCCCGACAAGCTGATCGCCTTCGCGGTGAAGTCCAATCCCAACCTCGCTGTGCTCAAGGTGCTGCAACGGCAGGGCATGGGCGCTGACGTGGTCTCGGTGGGCGAGATGCGGCGCGCGCTGGCGGCCGGAATTGCGCCGGAGATGATCGTCTTCTCGGGCGTGGGCAAGACGGCCGCCGAGATGATCGCCGCGCTTGATGCCGGGATCGGCCAGTTCAATATCGAGAGCGAGGAAGAAGGCGTCGAGCTGGCAGAAATCGCCGCGGCCAAGGGCATGACCGCCCAGTGCACGCTGCGGATCAATCCCGATGTCGATGCCGGCACGCACGACAAGATTTCCACCGGCAAGGCCGACAACAAGTTCGGCGTGCCGATCAGCGAGGCAGGCCAGATCTTCGGCAAGCTGGCGGGTCTGCCGGGCGTCAACCTGCGCGGTGTGGCGGTGCATATCGGCAGCCAGCTTGCCGATCTCGCGCCGCTTGAAGCTGCCTTCGAAAAGCTTGGTGCTTTGGTCGCTGCCTTGCGGGGTGCAGGCCACACCATCACCCATGTCGATCTCGGAGGCGGATTGGGCGTGCCCTATCGCGTCGGCGAGGTGCTGCCCGCGCCGGCCGAATATGGCGCTATGGTTGCGCGGGTGACGAAGGACTGGGGCGTGAAGCTGATCTTTGAGCCCGGTCGCGTGATCGCGGGCAATGCCGGGGTGCTGCTGACCCGCGTCGTGCGGGTGAAGCGCGGCATCAACGATCCCTTCGTGATCGTGGACGCGGCGATGAACGATCTCGCCCGGCCGGCGCTTTACGGCGCCTATCACCACTTCGAAGCGGTAAACCCGGGCGGTGCGCAGATGACCGCGAACATCGTCGGCCCGATCTGCGAAACCGGCGATACCTTCGCGATGGGCCGCGAATGCGACGCCTTGGAAGCGGGCGATCTCGCCGTGTTCCGCACTGCGGGCGCCTATGGTGCGACAATGGCCTCGTCCTACAATTCGCGCGGTTTCGTGGCCGAAGTGCTGGTCAATGGCGACAAGTTCGCGGTGGTGGCTGACCGGATCGAGGCGGGCGCGATCATGGACGCCGAACGCGTTCCGGACTGGCTGGCGTAA
- a CDS encoding DUF2306 domain-containing protein, with protein MATQANAQARHRVHPVWYAFWAGFVVASLYFLGQSIVALPEPEMQPGSTLWNHTVWYLAHAVVALPILVIAPFQFVPGLRQNRPQLHRWLGRVFLANCMVAAILGIYLGSTIQWPGSRIPLSILGALWFLFAAIAWQAARRRDFANHRRFAIRAFALGGAFVWVRLINQAQSDLLGFIPIEDTQETTKEWLTLTLPIIVTELWLGWGPVARKLFARAPR; from the coding sequence ATGGCGACACAGGCAAATGCTCAGGCAAGGCACCGGGTCCACCCGGTCTGGTATGCGTTCTGGGCGGGCTTTGTGGTTGCCAGCCTATATTTTCTCGGACAGTCGATTGTCGCCCTGCCTGAGCCGGAAATGCAGCCCGGATCAACCCTCTGGAACCACACCGTCTGGTATCTCGCCCACGCGGTTGTGGCCCTACCGATACTGGTCATCGCGCCGTTCCAGTTCGTGCCGGGGTTGCGGCAAAACCGCCCGCAGCTGCATCGCTGGCTCGGCCGCGTGTTTCTGGCCAACTGCATGGTGGCAGCCATCCTTGGCATCTATCTTGGCAGCACCATACAGTGGCCCGGATCGCGCATCCCGCTATCGATCCTTGGGGCGCTGTGGTTCCTGTTCGCGGCGATCGCATGGCAGGCCGCCCGCCGTCGCGATTTTGCCAATCACCGCCGCTTCGCCATCCGCGCCTTCGCGCTCGGTGGTGCCTTCGTGTGGGTGCGGCTGATCAATCAGGCGCAAAGCGATCTGCTGGGTTTCATTCCAATCGAGGACACGCAGGAGACGACCAAGGAGTGGTTGACTTTGACCCTCCCGATCATCGTGACGGAACTTTGGCTGGGATGGGGGCCGGTGGCGCGCAAGCTGTTTGCCCGCGCCCCGCGTTGA
- a CDS encoding asparaginase gives MTHPRILVLGTGGTIAGAGAHATGAAYRPGGLGLEVLIAHLDALGLAAELVPEDIARIGSQDIGWAEWQVLHAACTRALADPAITGVIITHGTDTAEETGFLLDLTLPTTKPIVLVGAMRPADAVGADGMRNFVNAVKVVGDPAAAGRGVMLVMGDAVLAARDARKAATAQIDAFRSFPRGPLARVTPSSLDWFGPPHRAGEAARYAFPAELPRVGILTAGAGMDEKPVAALLGIGCVGLVLAGMGQGNAPARVIKTLARAAANGVPVVRSTRVDEGLVDRNVEVDDDGLGLVAARALGPAKARVLLMVLIANGVTDAAAVQAAFDG, from the coding sequence ATGACACATCCGCGCATTCTGGTTCTGGGTACCGGCGGCACGATTGCAGGCGCGGGCGCGCATGCGACGGGTGCTGCCTATCGCCCGGGAGGGTTGGGGCTGGAGGTGTTGATCGCGCACCTCGATGCCCTCGGCCTCGCTGCCGAACTGGTGCCCGAGGATATTGCGCGCATCGGATCGCAGGATATCGGCTGGGCCGAATGGCAGGTGCTGCACGCCGCCTGCACCCGCGCGCTGGCCGATCCGGCGATCACCGGGGTGATCATCACCCACGGCACCGATACGGCCGAGGAAACCGGTTTCCTGCTCGATCTGACCTTGCCGACCACCAAGCCCATCGTGCTGGTCGGCGCGATGCGGCCTGCGGACGCGGTGGGCGCGGACGGGATGCGCAACTTCGTCAACGCCGTGAAGGTGGTGGGCGATCCGGCGGCAGCCGGGCGAGGCGTGATGCTGGTGATGGGCGATGCCGTGCTCGCCGCCCGCGATGCCCGCAAGGCGGCGACCGCGCAGATCGATGCCTTCCGCAGCTTCCCGCGCGGACCGCTGGCGCGGGTCACGCCGTCGAGCCTCGACTGGTTCGGCCCGCCGCACCGCGCAGGCGAAGCGGCACGCTACGCCTTCCCGGCGGAGCTGCCGCGCGTGGGGATCCTCACGGCAGGCGCGGGGATGGACGAAAAGCCCGTGGCAGCTCTGCTCGGCATCGGGTGTGTGGGGCTCGTGCTGGCCGGCATGGGGCAGGGCAATGCACCCGCCCGCGTCATCAAGACGCTCGCCCGCGCCGCAGCGAACGGCGTGCCAGTCGTCCGCTCGACCCGCGTCGACGAGGGGCTCGTCGACCGCAATGTCGAGGTGGATGACGACGGTCTGGGGCTGGTGGCGGCCAGGGCGCTCGGCCCGGCCAAGGCGCGAGTGTTGCTGATGGTGCTGATTGCGAACGGGGTTACGGACGCGGCGGCGGTGCAGGCGGCGTTTGATGGGTGA
- a CDS encoding SDR family oxidoreductase has protein sequence MDLQLQGKSALVLGASKGLGRAIAEALAAEGAEVITVARSASTTPQLRHITADLDDPAAPDVIIAAVRELGLAPDILVLNSGGPPTGPAATTTPADFSAVMGRMFNSQLTLVQAFLPEMRARGFGRILAVASTSLITPIPGLVLSNAVRAMLASWCKTLAAEVAADGVTVNLLLPGQIATDRLTSLHAAMAAGSGMAAEQVTARSIAAIPAGRLGRPEEFGDMAAFLASSRAGFITGCAIKVDGGQTATL, from the coding sequence ATGGATCTCCAGCTTCAGGGAAAATCCGCTCTAGTGCTCGGCGCGAGCAAGGGCCTCGGACGGGCCATTGCCGAGGCGCTGGCGGCCGAGGGCGCCGAGGTTATCACCGTCGCGCGTTCGGCCAGCACCACGCCGCAACTGCGCCACATCACCGCCGATCTCGATGATCCGGCCGCGCCCGACGTCATTATCGCCGCAGTTCGCGAGCTGGGCCTTGCGCCCGATATCCTTGTACTCAACAGCGGCGGCCCGCCGACGGGGCCTGCGGCGACCACCACGCCGGCTGATTTTTCCGCGGTGATGGGCCGGATGTTCAATTCCCAGCTGACGCTGGTGCAGGCGTTCCTGCCCGAAATGCGGGCGCGCGGGTTCGGACGGATCCTTGCGGTGGCCTCGACCAGTCTGATTACCCCGATCCCCGGCCTCGTGCTCTCCAACGCGGTGCGCGCGATGCTGGCATCGTGGTGCAAGACCCTCGCCGCCGAAGTCGCGGCTGACGGGGTCACGGTGAACCTGCTGCTGCCCGGCCAGATCGCCACGGACCGCCTCACCAGCCTGCACGCCGCGATGGCTGCCGGTAGCGGGATGGCGGCGGAACAGGTTACCGCCCGCTCGATCGCAGCGATCCCTGCCGGGCGATTAGGCCGGCCCGAGGAGTTCGGTGACATGGCCGCCTTCCTCGCCTCGTCGCGCGCGGGCTTCATCACCGGCTGCGCCATCAAGGTCGACGGCGGGCAGACCGCGACGCTCTGA